In a genomic window of Amphiprion ocellaris isolate individual 3 ecotype Okinawa chromosome 13, ASM2253959v1, whole genome shotgun sequence:
- the prelid1a gene encoding PRELI domain containing 1a, whose translation MVKYFCCAGLLKNTWDQVCVAYWQRYPNPYSNHVLTEDIVFREVTPTNCLISRRLLTKTSRAPRWMERYLPKHMASSAYIIEDSIVDPQKRTMTTLTWNISHARLMSVEERCEYRINPENGSWTEIKREAWISSNVYGLSRAIQEFGLARFKTSVTKTMKGFEYVLAKMQGETPSRTLAETATERARETALAAKEKAKDLASQAQKKQYV comes from the exons ATGGTGAAATATTTCTGCTGCGCAGGTTTGCTAAAAAACACCTGGGACCAAGTTTGCGTTGCTTACTGGCAACGATATCCCAACCCTTACAG CAATCATGTCTTGACTGAGGATATAGTTTTCCGAGAGGTTACTCCAACCAACTGCCTCATTTCCAGACGTCTGTTGACCAAAACCAGTCGTGCACCTCGCTGGATGGAGCGATATCTTCCAAAGCACATGGCCAGCTCAGCGTACATCATTGAGGACTCCATTGTGGACCCTCAGAAAAGGACCATGACCACACTAACATGGAACATCAGCCACGCTCGCCTCATG TCCGTGGAGGAGCGATGTGAATACCGAATTAACCCTGAGAATGGCAGCTGGACTGAGATTAAAAGAGAAGCTTGGATCTCTTCCAATGTCTATGGGCTCTCAAGAGCAATTCAG GAATTTGGTCTCGCGAGGTTCAAGACCAGCGTTACAAAGACCATGAAAGGCTTTGAATATGTGCTCGCCAAAATGCAAG gCGAGACTCCGTCAAGAACCTTAGCAGAAACAGCGACAGAGCGGGCAAGAGAAACAGCACTGGCAGCTAAAGAGAAAGCCAAAGACCTCGCCTCACAGGCTCAGAAGAAACAATATGTGTGA
- the trim105 gene encoding tripartite motif containing 105: MAAAAPSAKASLREDLTCAICCDLFREPVMLACMHHFCRHCISRYWRGAQGPVTCPQCRKEFSSKQFQTNYLVAAMVEKVRATTSDTFVKSLEKQLKETLESHRLRKEEFINSIHRDKEKMNIIKRVGADLQARVKGDFRALHQILHDEETSMLEQLRREEEEEMQKVQRHLEAAELAVRDLEDNLKALQQASAATEDIVLTELPQLRPCVQVDIAPEFDINAFSNKYMAPLQYITWRKMFKSLKPGPSPLTFDVDTAHPSIHVSRDKTLAVECGVMSQHLNHSKRFTQCVNILATQGFQSGRHYWEVDVGYNPKWDLGVASEAVDRHARIKLSPESGYWTLRLRNGNEYSAGTQPWTRLQLGSFPQRIGVFLDCDERKVSFYNADDMSLLYSFTSVLRGKVFPFFSPCINDRGHKPQPLKLLCYPPVALSG, encoded by the exons ATGGCTGCTGCTGCCCCATCCGCCAAAGCCAGCCTGAGGGAGGACCTGACGTGTGCCATATGCTGTGACCTGTTCAGGGAGCCCGTCATGTTGGCCTGCATGCACCATTTCTGCAGACATTGCATCTCCAGGTACTGGAGAGGAGCGCAGGGGCCTGTAACCTGCCCGCAGTGCCGCAAGGAGTTCAGCTCCAAGCAGTTTCAGACTAACTACCTCGTGGCAGCCATGGTGGAGAAGGTCCGGGCCACCACCTCGGACACTTTCGTCAAGAGCCTGGAG AAACAACTGAAAGAGACCTTGGAGAGCCATCGTCTGAGGAAGGAGGAATTTATCAACAGCATtcacagagacaaagaaaagatgaaTATCATAAAG AGAGTCGGGGCAGATCTGCAGGCTCGTGTCAAAGGGGATTTCAGAGCTCTTCATCAGATCCTGCACGACGAGGAAACCTCTATGCTGGAGCAGctaaggagggaggaggaggaggagatgcagaAGGTCCAGCGCCACCTGGAGGCCGCGGAGCTGGCCGTAAGGGATCTGGAGGACAATTTAAAGGCGCTGCAACAGGCTAGTGCTGCCACTGAGGATATCGTGCTAACTGAG CTCCCACAGCTGAG ACCATGTGTGCAGGTGGATATCGCCCCTGAGTTTGATATAAATGCTTTCAGCAACAAATACATGGCCCCATTACAGTACATCACATGGAGGaagatgttcaaatctttgaagCCAG GTCCTTCCCCATTAACGTTTGATGTCGACACGGCGCACCCAAGCATCCACGTCTCCAGGGACAAAACCTTGGCGGTCGAATGTGGTGTGATGAGCCAACATCTGAACCACAGCAAGCGTTTCACCCAGTGCGTCAACATTCTGGCCACGCAGGGCTTCCAGTCGGGTCGGCACTACTGGGAGGTCGACGTGGGCTACAACCCTAAGTGGGACCTGGGCGTCGCCTCCGAGGCTGTGGACCGTCACGCTCGGATCAAGCTGAGCCCAGAAAGCGGCTACTGGACTCTGCGGCTGCGTAACGGCAACGAATACTCTGCCGGGACGCAGCCGTGGACGAGGCTGCAGCTGGGATCCTTCCCCCAGAGGATCGGCGTTTTCTTAGACTGCGACGAGAGGAAGGTGTCTTTCTACAACGCAGATGATATGAGTCTGCTCTACTCGTTCACCAGCGTGCTGAGGGGGAAGGTGTTCCCCTTCTTCAGCCCCTGCATTAATGACAGAGGTCACAAACCACAGCCTTTAAAGCTTCTCTGTTACCCTCCTGTCGCACTTTCGGGCTAA
- the mxd3 gene encoding max dimerization protein 3 yields MEGNVCNIQVLLRAAEFLERREREAEHGYASVQPLSPGQSDKRSKQKSKKISAGGNRSVHNELEKNRRAQLKHCLEQLKKQVPLSSDSMRNTTLNLLRRAQLHIKKLQEQDERAEQMKGRLLWEQRELRVRLEQLQRGTERSRNDSQGSTMSSERSDSDREDVEVDVESIVFDCVDSDGLSITHTGADHCYSSMNKAWL; encoded by the exons aTGGAAGGAAACGTCTGCAACATTCAGGTGCTGCTGCGGGCTGCAGAGTTTctggagagaagagaaagag AGGCAGAACATGGCTATGCTTCAGTCCAGCCTCTCAGTCCAGGTCAGTCCGAtaagagaagcaaacagaagaGCAAGAAGATATCTGCTGGTGGCAATAG GTCTGTCCACAATGAGTTGGAAAAAAACAG ACGAGCTCAGCTGAAGCACTGCCTGGAGCAGCTCAAGAAGCAGGTTCCTCTGTCGTCAGACTCTATGAGGAACACCACACTCAACCTGCTGAGACGAGCCCAGCTCCACATCAAG AAGCTGCAGGAGCAGGACGAACGCGCCGAGCAGATGAAGGGACGCCTGCTCTGGGAGCAGAGGGAGCTGAGGGTTCGGctggagcagctgcagagaggaacCGAGAGGTCGAGGAACGACAGCCAGGGCTCCACTATGTCCTCAGAGAGGTCCGACTCCGACAGAG AGGATGTGGAAGTTGACGTGGAAAGCATTGTGTTTGACTGCGTGGATTCTGACGGACTGAGCATTACGCACACTGGTGCAGATCACTGCTACTCCAGCATGAACAAGGCCTGGCTATGA
- the npy7r gene encoding neuropeptide Y receptor Y7, producing MSPPDTSNSTGEGEAGDTDPLVLLNDSMGLHPPGFHTDITKHLGVQITLITAYSLIILLGLLGNALVIYMIIRYRNMRTVTNFFIANLALADLLVNTLCLPFTLVYTLLDEWKFGALLCHMVPFAQALSVHVSILTLTVIALERYRCIVFHLGRRLTWHSSFLIMAFTWTVSAVLAAPLAIFREYRNEEIPSINLRIAVCSEKWPHGTSRDGVIYSLSMLLLQYIIPLAIISYAYICIWVKLKNHVSPSTRNDSINRRKNTTKMLALVVVVFAICWLPFHVFQLASDLDLVLRFKEYKLIYTVFHIVAMCSTFANPLLYGWMNKNYRNGFLMVFRCEDKPESFHPEGSFRTRSLRGLTLNGRNGGQPPTAV from the coding sequence ATGAGCCCACCAGACACATCCAACAGCACAGGAGAAGGGGAGGCTGGTGACACCGATCCCTTGGTTCTGCTCAACGACAGCATGGGTTTACACCCACCAGGTTTTCACACCGACATCACCAAGCACCTTGGAGTCCAGATCACCCTGATCACAGCTTATTCCCTGATCATCCTGCTGGGCCTGCTGGGGAACGCTCTCGTTATCTACATGATCATTCGCTACAGAAACATGCGAACGGTGACCAACTTCTTCATAGCTAACCTGGCCCTGGCAGACCTTCTTGTGAACACCCTCTGCTTGCCTTTCACTCTGGTTTACACTCTGCTGGATGAGTGGAAGTTTGGGGCCCTGTTGTGCCACATGGTGCCCTTTGCCCAGGCCCTGAGTGTGCACGTGTCCATCCTGACTCTGACTGTTATTGCTCTGGAGCGCTACCGCTGCATCGTCTTCCACCTCGGTCGACGCCTCACATGGCACTCCAGCTTCCTGATCATGGCATTCACCTGGACTGTGTCTGCTGTCCTAGCAGCTCCTCTGGCAATCTTCAGAGAGTACCGCAATGAGGAGATCCCCTCCATCAACCTGCGCATCGCCGTCTGCTCTGAGAAATGGCCCCACGGAACCAGCAGGGATGGAGTCATCTACAGCCTCTCAATGCTGCTCCTACAGTACATTATTCCTTTAGCCATCATCAGCTACGCTTACATATGCATCTGGGTCAAACTGAAGAATCACGTCAGCCCATCCACCCGCAATGACAGCATCAATCGccgcaaaaacaccacaaagatgtTGGcactggtggtggtggtgtttgCAATCTGCTGGCTACCATTCCACGTGTTCCAGTTGGCCAGCGATCTGGACCTGGTGCTCAGGTTCAAGGAGTACAAACTGATATACACTGTGTTCCATATCGTGGCTATGTGTTCAACTTTTGCCAACCCTCTCCTGTATGGGTGGATGAACAAGAACTACAGAAATGGCTTCCTCATGGTTTTCCGCTGCGAGGATAAACCAGAATCTTTCCACCCAGAGGGCTCGTTCAGGACTCGCTCTCTGAGAGGACTGACTCTTAATGGTCGTAATGGTGGACAGCCTCCCACTGCTGTATGA